Proteins co-encoded in one Microcebus murinus isolate Inina chromosome 5, M.murinus_Inina_mat1.0, whole genome shotgun sequence genomic window:
- the DCBLD1 gene encoding discoidin, CUB and LCCL domain-containing protein 1, with amino-acid sequence MVPGARGGRALAGAAGPGLLALLLAVAAPPRLQAEDPGCSRSLSLEPDRQIRASSSWQWVNASGEQIHWSPGQARLQDQGPSWASGDSSNKHRQREWLEIDLGEKKKITGIKTAGSTQSNFNFYVKSFVINFKNNNSKWRTYKGIVNKEEKVFQGNSNFRDPVQNDFVPPIVARYVRVVPKTWHQRIALKVELIGCQITQGNDSLVWPKTSLNTGVSTEKEDETITKPIPSEETHRGTKVKAVVVPLVLFVVIVVAGMGIFAAFKKKKKEGNLYGSAETQKTDCWKQIKYPFARHQSAEFTISYDNEKEMAQKLDLITSDMADYQQPLMIGTGTVTRKGSTFRPMDTEAEAEARGHYACPLGAGRHEYALPLAPAEPEYATPIVERHLLRAHTFSARSGYRVPGPGHKHSLSSGGVCPGDYQMPPSARPADPGYDKPKAGGCLAAESGDSDPRKPPVHPGMNGGYSTPRDCLKPLSPTAMTALL; translated from the exons ATGGTGCCTGGCGCCCGCGGCGGCCGCGCGCTGGCgggggcggccgggccgggcctcctggccctgctgctcgcggtggccgccccgccccggctgCAGGCGGAGGATCCGG GTTGTAGCAGATCCTTGAGCTTGGAACCTGACAGGCAAATCAGAGCTTCTTCCTCTTGGCAATGGGTCAATGCGAGTGGAGAACAAATTCACTGGTCTCCTGGCCAAGCCCGACTGCAGGACCAAGGCCCGTCATGGGCTTCAGGAGACAGCAGCAACAAACACAGACAACGGGAGTGGCTGGAGAtagatttgggggagaaaaagaaaataacag GAATTAAGACTGCAGGATCCACACAGTCAAATTTCAACTTTTATGTTAAGAGTTTTGtgataaacttcaaaaataaCAACTCCAAGTGGAGGACCTATAAAGGAATTGTGAATAAGGAAGAAAAG GTGTTTCAGGGTAACTCCAACTTTCGGGACCCAGTGCAGAACGATTTCGTCCCTCCCATTGTGGCCAGATATGTGCGGGTTGTCCCCAAGACGTGGCACCAGAGGATAGCCTTGAAAGTGGAGCTTATTGGTTGCCAAATTACACAAG GTAATGATTCATTGGTGTGGCCCAAAACAAGTCTAAACACTGGTGTTTCAACTGAGAAAGAAGATGAGACAATCACAAAGCCCATCCCCTCAGAAGAAACGCACAGAG GAACAAAAGTTAAAGCTGTGGTGGTTCCATTGGTGCTCTTCGTTGTCATAGTGGTTGCTGGAATGGGGATCTTTGcagcttttaaaaa gaagaagaaggaaggaaatctgTATGGATCAGCTGAAACTCAGAAAACAG ACTGCTGGAAGCAGATTAAATATCCCTTTGCCAGACATCAGTCAGCTGAGTTTACCATCAGCTATGATAATGAGAAGGAGATGGCACAAAAGTTAGATCTCATCACAAGTGATATGGCTG ATTACCAGCAGCCCCTCATGATTGGCACCGGCACGGTCACGAGGAAGGGCTCCACCTTCCGGCCCATGGACACCGAGGCCGAGGCGGAGGCGCGCGGCCACTACGCCTGCCCGCTCGGGGCCGGCCGCCACGAGTACGCGCTGCCCCTGGCGCCCGCGGAGCCCGAGTACGCCACGCCCATCGTGGAGCGCCACCTGCTGCGCGCCCACACCTTCTCGGCGCGGAGCGGCTACCGCGTGCCCGGGCCCGGCCACAAGCACTCGCTGTCCTCCGGCGGCGTCTGCCCCGGAGACTACCAGATGCCGCCGAGCGCCAGGCCCGCCGACCCCGGCTACGACAAGCCCAAAGCCGGCGGCTGCCTCGCCGCGGAGAGCGGGGACTCCGACCCTCGGAAGCCACCGGTGCATCCCGGGATGAATGGTGGTTATTCAACCCCCAGAGACTGCCTCAAACCCCTCAGCCCCACGGCCATGACTGCTCTTTTGTGA